From Pseudoalteromonas sp. DL-6, one genomic window encodes:
- a CDS encoding LysR family transcriptional regulator, with translation MKNINLKSLEAFRAIMQTGSATAAARQLGLTQPGISRLLASLELLVGFQLFYREHSRLIATDEAKLLTSEIDLLLNNADRFLALARNLHKTETGSLTIVAPQSFSSGPLADVVASFIQLYPKISVSIESHSPLTARDLVAQRSIDCGFIQLPENHPGLIVKTMLDSELVCMIPAEHSLNNRTSVNLTDLSHEPLIMLGQGRPSRQKLEKLFQQNGVIPKIRLETHSIATACAYVQRQLGIAIINRVLAQQYLNNQLKLVPLEPTIYHQYGFIYSAYAPIPRLVAVFCQHCTQFFSIND, from the coding sequence ATGAAAAATATTAATCTAAAGAGCCTAGAAGCTTTCCGCGCTATTATGCAAACAGGGTCTGCAACTGCTGCTGCACGCCAGTTGGGTTTGACTCAACCAGGAATAAGTCGGCTTTTAGCGAGCCTAGAGCTACTTGTTGGGTTCCAATTGTTTTATAGAGAACATAGCAGACTAATTGCAACTGATGAAGCCAAGCTTCTGACATCCGAAATTGATTTGTTATTGAATAATGCGGACCGCTTCTTAGCCTTAGCGCGCAACCTCCATAAAACAGAAACAGGCTCCTTAACCATCGTTGCACCGCAAAGTTTTAGCTCTGGTCCACTAGCAGATGTAGTGGCAAGTTTTATTCAACTGTACCCAAAAATTTCAGTGAGTATAGAATCTCATAGCCCCCTGACTGCCAGAGATTTGGTCGCACAGCGTTCTATTGACTGTGGCTTTATTCAATTACCGGAAAATCATCCCGGACTAATTGTAAAAACCATGCTTGATAGCGAGCTAGTTTGCATGATACCGGCTGAACATTCTCTCAATAACCGAACAAGTGTGAACTTAACTGACCTTAGCCATGAACCCCTAATCATGCTTGGACAAGGTCGACCTTCGCGACAAAAGTTGGAAAAGCTATTTCAACAAAATGGTGTTATACCAAAGATCCGACTGGAAACGCATAGTATTGCAACAGCATGCGCTTATGTTCAACGACAACTAGGGATTGCTATTATTAATAGGGTATTAGCTCAACAATATCTGAATAATCAGTTGAAGCTGGTACCACTAGAGCCTACCATTTACCACCAATATGGCTTTATTTATTCTGCATACGCGCCCATACCAAGACTCGTAGCTGTCTTTTGTCAACACTGTACTCAGTTCTTCTCTATAAACGACTAA
- a CDS encoding YfcC family protein, whose amino-acid sequence MKSTPQKTVELNSPSSLGGGSHPLVILLFILLLAGSLTYLFESGSYQREDGLVIPGSYQTIPKDNSLMQLFESVDDNPAGTASPVGLVDLLLAVPEGLQKSGSLIFMVLVIGGLFGILSKSGAVDAGLERLLSAVSGNVYWLVSCLMLIFALGSTLLGLASEYLLIIPLMVELARRLGMSNLIGLGVVTVAVKVGYLSSITNPLPLTIAQPLLGLPIFSGAGLRAVFFTIYLLVGIAFMLWVIKGVGFTKGVDLALETKPLSTRHLLMLITLLIGMGGLVYASNHWQWEKQQLTAYYIALSLLLAIQSGLGANEAAEAFVSGMKKILMASFLIGVAFAIAIILQKGKVLDFVVHSLVSFIGEDNRYIAALGMFGTQLVLDVLIPSTSGQVAVTMPIMGPVSQLSGVAPQTTVLAFLFGNGITNMITPTSGTLLAYLAIAQVGWSKWAKFILPLVVIFILLACVMLMIAVYIGY is encoded by the coding sequence ATGAAATCGACACCTCAGAAAACTGTTGAATTAAATTCGCCATCGTCCTTAGGAGGCGGAAGTCACCCGTTAGTTATCCTGTTATTTATCTTGCTGCTGGCAGGATCGCTGACTTATCTGTTTGAGTCTGGTAGTTATCAGCGAGAAGATGGTTTGGTGATCCCGGGTAGTTATCAGACTATTCCAAAAGATAACTCTTTAATGCAGTTGTTTGAATCCGTTGACGATAATCCCGCAGGCACAGCGAGTCCGGTTGGATTGGTTGACTTACTGCTTGCAGTTCCTGAAGGATTACAAAAAAGTGGTAGTCTGATTTTTATGGTGTTGGTGATTGGAGGCTTATTTGGCATACTAAGTAAATCTGGTGCAGTCGATGCAGGGCTTGAACGTCTTTTGAGTGCCGTGAGTGGTAATGTCTATTGGTTAGTCAGTTGCTTAATGCTGATATTTGCTTTGGGTAGTACTTTATTAGGGTTGGCATCTGAATATTTACTGATTATTCCCTTAATGGTCGAGCTTGCTAGACGTTTGGGTATGTCGAATTTAATTGGCCTTGGGGTTGTTACAGTTGCAGTGAAAGTGGGTTATTTAAGTTCGATTACAAATCCTTTACCACTCACCATAGCACAACCTTTGTTAGGCTTACCAATTTTCAGTGGGGCAGGTCTGCGGGCCGTTTTTTTTACCATCTATTTACTGGTTGGTATCGCTTTTATGCTGTGGGTAATTAAGGGGGTAGGTTTTACGAAAGGTGTCGATTTAGCTTTAGAGACAAAGCCATTAAGTACCCGTCATTTACTAATGCTTATTACTTTGCTAATTGGTATGGGTGGATTGGTTTATGCGTCGAACCATTGGCAATGGGAAAAGCAACAACTCACGGCTTACTATATCGCGCTGAGTTTATTATTAGCGATCCAAAGTGGTTTAGGTGCAAATGAAGCTGCAGAAGCCTTTGTCTCAGGTATGAAAAAGATTCTAATGGCGAGCTTTTTAATCGGTGTAGCCTTTGCGATAGCTATCATCTTACAAAAAGGTAAGGTTCTGGATTTTGTTGTGCACTCATTGGTGAGTTTTATTGGTGAAGACAATCGATATATTGCAGCGCTTGGTATGTTTGGTACACAATTAGTACTTGATGTTCTTATACCTTCAACATCCGGGCAAGTGGCGGTTACAATGCCTATTATGGGGCCAGTGAGTCAGCTATCCGGAGTGGCTCCTCAAACCACAGTGCTGGCATTCCTATTTGGTAATGGTATTACCAATATGATCACCCCAACATCAGGGACACTGTTGGCTTATCTTGCGATTGCTCAGGTTGGCTGGTCGAAGTGGGCAAAATTTATTTTGCCATTAGTTGTTATTTTTATCTTACTAGCTTGTGTCATGCTGATGATAGCTGTGTATATCGGTTATTAA
- a CDS encoding N-formylglutamate amidohydrolase → MTQILTDSYHLYQPVKGNLIPLVFDSPHSGQVLPGDFASIASIEQIQTGCDAFVDELWLPATSQGASLLAAQISRMYIDLNRAPNDIDPSLLEEPWPGDLQPSEYSNRGMGLIRALALPGQPMYKNSLSTCAVVKRITQYYQPYHMCLKTLLGQLKQQFGQVWHIDCHSMKSRGNAMNIDDNQPRADIVIGDLDGTSTDPEFTALVVQSFRQVGYRVAVNYPYKGGYLTTNYGKPKERQHSIQIEINRALYMNEKQFCRSANFDLLQADLQRVTQIVVGYIRERLLDVRGEE, encoded by the coding sequence ATGACACAAATTTTGACAGATAGTTATCACTTGTATCAGCCAGTAAAAGGCAACTTAATCCCATTAGTATTTGATTCACCTCATAGCGGCCAGGTGCTTCCCGGCGACTTTGCAAGTATAGCCAGCATTGAGCAAATTCAAACTGGTTGTGATGCCTTTGTTGACGAGTTGTGGTTACCAGCAACATCTCAAGGTGCTTCACTATTAGCGGCTCAGATCTCTAGGATGTATATTGATTTAAATCGTGCACCAAATGATATTGATCCTAGTTTACTGGAAGAGCCATGGCCTGGCGATCTACAACCTTCAGAGTATAGTAATAGAGGCATGGGATTGATCCGGGCATTGGCTTTACCAGGCCAGCCAATGTATAAAAATTCGCTTTCTACATGCGCAGTTGTTAAACGTATTACCCAATACTATCAGCCCTATCACATGTGCCTAAAGACTTTATTAGGGCAATTGAAGCAGCAGTTTGGGCAAGTGTGGCATATCGACTGCCATTCGATGAAATCTAGAGGCAATGCGATGAATATTGACGATAATCAACCACGTGCCGATATTGTCATTGGTGATTTAGATGGTACTTCTACAGATCCTGAATTCACTGCTCTGGTGGTGCAAAGTTTTCGTCAGGTCGGTTATAGAGTAGCTGTGAATTATCCTTACAAAGGCGGCTATCTCACCACCAACTATGGTAAGCCGAAAGAACGTCAACACAGTATTCAAATTGAAATCAATCGAGCTTTATATATGAATGAAAAACAGTTTTGTCGAAGTGCAAATTTTGATTTGTTGCAGGCAGATCTGCAGCGTGTTACACAAATAGTTGTTGGTTATATTCGAGAGCGATTGTTAGATGTGAGAGGTGAAGAATGA
- a CDS encoding thioredoxin family protein yields the protein MRTPLFPWFILWVTIPIIIFFLFILPAHASEGPFYQRGQEGWFWYQVIPEPEQPDELTEPESGVVEPSQSELKPFSAAWFREYMQSFMDKAIDEPTNENVRAYLYLQRVMMDKGSLFADVSQQVVMGDPVLDEISRRPLATYAANRMDREAGAQRDVALGEVAKRAGLFFFYRSDCPYCHAQAPIIESMALNYGFEVFAIAVDGLPLPGGEFPNYKVDSGQAQSLSVTTVPAVFLVDPPNVITPIGQGAMSLDELNNRIILAAHQAGWIDDQTYYATRPVQPGVSLAMSAQELNEKILQDPEFLVRYLRAQGGL from the coding sequence ATGAGAACCCCCTTGTTTCCTTGGTTTATCCTATGGGTGACCATCCCAATCATTATTTTCTTTCTATTCATCTTGCCCGCCCATGCCAGTGAGGGGCCATTCTATCAGCGTGGTCAGGAAGGCTGGTTTTGGTATCAGGTCATCCCTGAACCTGAACAACCCGATGAGCTTACAGAGCCGGAATCTGGTGTCGTGGAGCCCAGTCAGAGCGAGCTAAAGCCCTTCAGTGCTGCCTGGTTTCGTGAGTACATGCAGTCGTTCATGGATAAGGCAATAGATGAGCCGACGAATGAGAACGTCAGGGCCTATCTATATCTTCAGCGTGTCATGATGGATAAGGGCTCACTATTTGCTGATGTTAGTCAGCAGGTGGTCATGGGCGATCCTGTTTTGGATGAAATCAGTCGCAGACCCTTGGCGACTTATGCCGCCAATCGGATGGATCGAGAAGCTGGAGCTCAACGGGATGTTGCTTTAGGTGAGGTAGCAAAACGGGCTGGCTTGTTCTTTTTCTATCGTTCAGATTGCCCTTATTGCCATGCTCAAGCGCCTATCATCGAATCTATGGCCTTGAACTACGGTTTCGAGGTGTTTGCTATTGCTGTCGATGGCTTGCCTTTACCCGGTGGAGAGTTTCCCAATTACAAAGTCGATTCAGGACAAGCACAATCCTTGTCCGTTACGACTGTCCCTGCCGTGTTCTTAGTTGATCCGCCTAATGTCATCACTCCCATTGGCCAAGGCGCAATGAGCCTTGATGAGCTCAATAATCGAATCATTCTCGCAGCTCATCAAGCCGGTTGGATTGACGATCAAACTTACTATGCCACCAGGCCTGTTCAGCCCGGCGTGTCACTCGCGATGTCAGCCCAAGAGCTTAACGAAAAGATATTACAGGACCCTGAGTTCCTTGTTCGCTATCTGCGTGCACAAGGAGGGTTATAA
- a CDS encoding ParB N-terminal domain-containing protein → MQNQFEVKESLPYNEIIRDLKDFTSFKELQSDKKVEFYNHIVTLLSDWIKSPFPVTRLQLLHVNSIKENHYNPNLVAPLEFELLRHSIEQDGLTMPIVVNKTKDKGIYTVVDGAHRFAILKSIGIDYIPCVILNKSTLENVATSVRHNIARGSHQVELTAKLVIELKNSNWSNEKIQKELGMDADEVLRMQQITGLAEAFKDDEFSQAWS, encoded by the coding sequence ATGCAAAACCAATTTGAAGTAAAAGAATCACTACCATATAACGAAATAATTAGAGATTTAAAGGACTTTACATCCTTTAAAGAGCTCCAAAGCGATAAAAAAGTTGAGTTTTATAATCATATTGTTACGTTATTATCTGATTGGATTAAAAGTCCATTCCCTGTTACCAGATTACAGCTTTTACATGTCAATAGTATTAAGGAAAATCACTATAACCCTAACTTAGTTGCACCTTTAGAGTTTGAGCTTTTACGCCATTCAATTGAGCAAGATGGCCTGACTATGCCTATTGTTGTTAATAAAACTAAAGATAAAGGTATATATACTGTTGTTGATGGCGCTCATCGCTTTGCTATTTTAAAGAGCATAGGCATTGACTATATACCATGTGTTATTTTAAATAAATCAACTTTAGAGAATGTAGCAACATCGGTTAGACATAATATTGCTAGAGGAAGTCATCAAGTAGAGCTGACTGCTAAGCTCGTAATAGAGCTTAAAAACTCAAATTGGAGTAATGAGAAGATTCAAAAAGAGCTAGGCATGGATGCGGATGAAGTACTGAGAATGCAACAAATTACAGGGCTTGCAGAAGCTTTCAAAGATGATGAATTTTCTCAAGCTTGGAGTTAG
- a CDS encoding TonB-dependent receptor codes for MSNFNYPLSALAIAISAVFTISSQSVRAEQTVEKEEPNSKLEVIAITGSRIMRRDEAEGSPIQSFDRDQLDIKGALSIGEFLQELPSVGASLNDNGSAGTSHGTASINLRNLGENRSLILVNGNRWVNGAGSRGFRDFVDLNTIPFAIIDQIEVLQDGATAIYGADAIAGVVNIHTIKNYDGAQVKAYYGISGENDRETRNFDLLLGHDFNDHNLMFSASYSNQEPVYTQDRSLTAVPLNGLPLGSSEGLFRESKLEGLFDFSVPSIGITRDPGSDGNSLNSWRAASSNDRFNRYHDNYVVGPNERLSLFGQATFQLPDTQVFEGTSIRFELLHNIRKSDQQFSAAVPVITGSRGFVIANDSRVNPFGIEFSGSDFGLRNFFTDNGLRVNEQKVETTRVGVGLEGFLPLGWQWDAFASWAENKGTFTSKNQLHLDKLALGMRACNSSGIVADISDLSSGCVPVNLFNPLTSAMVNYINFTGIDENKTEQQHFRFNLTNAIAELPAGDVLLAIGAEYRKENGVDIPDNIINAKPRVNQYRTTSSSPRTGTVGEYDLYEAYIELNIPLLENSAFGEALELNLASRLSDYSTFGSTTNSKVGILYRPITDFMLRATWSEGFRAPSLLELYEGERAAFAPVIDPCDINKGLPGCSSVPANYRQQDSNVPILVGGNKLLEPETSENISTGFVYTPAGLDGFSVTTDWYRIKIDNTISAFGPQNLLDLCAFNGRNCNVISRTANGELLNIVDGPVNLNSTEVSGVDTVVRYTFISDFGEWDLSSSVSKLNALEEVSSLADGSRLSVNKKGSSGVRESYPEFKGSVSAQWAYDNWSAAYSLRYIGDTNEIYLNAPRHIGSMFYHNLSTGYKSDSGLGWRMGINNLFDKQPPISLVNVNINFDQQTYNAVGRFLYFQLTYDF; via the coding sequence ATGTCGAATTTCAACTACCCATTATCTGCGTTGGCAATTGCCATCAGTGCAGTCTTTACTATTTCCAGTCAGTCTGTTCGGGCGGAACAAACTGTAGAAAAGGAAGAGCCAAATTCAAAATTAGAAGTAATAGCCATTACTGGTTCTCGCATCATGAGAAGAGATGAAGCGGAAGGAAGTCCAATACAGAGTTTTGACAGAGATCAACTGGACATTAAGGGAGCACTCTCAATTGGTGAGTTTTTACAGGAGTTACCTTCGGTTGGTGCCAGTTTGAATGATAATGGTTCTGCCGGAACTAGTCATGGTACTGCAAGTATTAACTTACGTAATTTAGGTGAAAATCGTTCGCTTATACTTGTCAATGGGAACCGCTGGGTTAATGGCGCGGGCAGTCGTGGTTTTCGTGATTTCGTCGATTTAAATACGATCCCATTCGCCATTATTGATCAGATTGAAGTGTTGCAAGATGGTGCAACTGCGATTTACGGAGCCGATGCTATTGCCGGTGTGGTGAATATCCACACTATTAAAAATTATGATGGTGCCCAAGTAAAAGCCTATTACGGTATTTCGGGAGAAAATGATCGTGAAACGAGAAATTTTGATCTGCTATTGGGGCACGACTTTAACGACCACAACCTGATGTTTTCTGCCAGTTATTCGAATCAGGAACCAGTTTATACCCAGGATCGTAGTTTAACAGCAGTGCCATTAAATGGGTTACCTTTAGGTAGCTCTGAAGGTCTTTTTCGGGAGTCTAAGCTTGAAGGTTTGTTTGATTTTTCTGTGCCTTCAATCGGTATAACACGAGATCCAGGTTCGGATGGTAACTCATTAAATAGTTGGCGCGCGGCTAGTAGCAACGACCGTTTTAATCGTTACCATGATAATTATGTTGTTGGTCCAAATGAGCGATTAAGTTTATTTGGCCAGGCAACTTTTCAATTGCCGGACACTCAAGTTTTCGAAGGAACGAGTATACGGTTTGAGCTGCTGCATAATATCCGGAAATCAGATCAGCAGTTTTCGGCTGCTGTACCAGTAATTACTGGTTCGCGTGGTTTTGTTATCGCCAATGATAGTAGAGTCAATCCGTTCGGTATTGAATTCTCAGGTAGTGATTTTGGACTGAGAAATTTTTTCACTGATAATGGTTTGCGAGTGAATGAACAAAAAGTAGAAACAACTCGTGTTGGGGTTGGCTTAGAGGGCTTTTTGCCGTTAGGTTGGCAATGGGATGCTTTTGCGTCTTGGGCTGAAAATAAAGGTACATTTACTTCAAAAAATCAGCTGCACTTAGATAAGCTTGCGCTAGGGATGAGAGCATGTAACAGCAGTGGGATAGTGGCCGATATTAGTGATTTATCGTCCGGTTGTGTACCTGTGAATCTATTTAATCCTCTCACATCGGCGATGGTTAACTATATCAATTTCACAGGTATTGATGAGAATAAAACAGAGCAACAGCATTTTAGATTTAATTTAACTAATGCAATTGCGGAGTTACCGGCTGGGGACGTTTTACTGGCAATTGGTGCCGAGTACCGTAAAGAAAATGGTGTTGATATCCCAGACAATATTATTAATGCGAAACCACGAGTTAATCAATATCGAACTACATCTTCATCACCGCGTACTGGAACTGTTGGCGAGTATGATTTGTATGAAGCTTATATTGAATTAAACATCCCACTACTCGAAAACAGTGCATTTGGAGAAGCTCTGGAATTAAACCTTGCTAGTCGGTTATCTGATTACAGCACATTTGGTAGTACAACTAATAGCAAGGTAGGTATTTTATATCGTCCCATAACAGATTTCATGCTGCGTGCAACTTGGTCAGAAGGTTTCCGTGCACCTTCACTTCTGGAGTTATATGAAGGTGAGCGCGCCGCTTTTGCTCCGGTTATAGACCCTTGCGATATCAACAAGGGGTTGCCAGGTTGTTCCAGCGTACCCGCAAATTATCGTCAGCAAGATTCAAATGTGCCAATTTTAGTCGGTGGCAACAAATTATTGGAACCAGAAACCTCTGAAAATATCTCTACTGGTTTTGTATATACGCCAGCAGGGCTTGATGGTTTTAGTGTTACTACCGATTGGTACCGTATAAAAATTGATAATACAATCAGTGCTTTTGGTCCGCAAAACTTGCTGGATTTATGTGCCTTCAATGGACGCAATTGTAATGTTATTAGCCGTACTGCTAATGGTGAATTGCTGAATATTGTTGATGGTCCAGTAAATCTCAACAGTACTGAAGTTTCAGGCGTAGATACTGTGGTTCGTTATACATTTATTAGTGATTTTGGTGAATGGGATCTTAGCAGCAGTGTTTCGAAATTGAATGCTTTAGAGGAAGTCTCTTCTCTGGCGGATGGCAGTCGTCTTAGTGTGAATAAAAAAGGCAGTTCAGGTGTAAGAGAGTCCTATCCTGAATTCAAAGGGAGCGTTTCAGCTCAGTGGGCGTATGATAATTGGTCGGCTGCGTATTCTTTGAGGTACATTGGCGATACCAACGAAATCTATCTTAATGCACCACGCCATATTGGCTCAATGTTTTATCATAATCTTTCGACAGGTTATAAATCGGACAGTGGATTAGGTTGGCGTATGGGCATCAATAACTTGTTTGATAAACAACCACCCATTTCGCTGGTAAACGTCAATATCAACTTTGATCAGCAGACTTATAATGCAGTGGGACGTTTTCTCTATTTCCAACTTACATACGATTTTTAA
- a CDS encoding DUF3440 domain-containing protein, translated as MKHYLGIDVYSAACERIDYIFSHFKHFYVSFSGGKDSGALLNLTIQKAEELNRLPVDVLIVDFEAQYQNTIDFITRMVKTGKINPYWICLPISLRNAASQFQPKWCCWDKDYNSKWVREIPIQPGVISDINYFPFFKIGMEFEEFVIEFAKWYQKQKESPVGILIGIRADESLNRYRTIKNKHKAKFLEIQWSTKLEDKVYSFYPIYDWKTKDVWIANGKKQWDYNRTYDLMQKAGVSLSQQRLCQPFGDDQRKGLWLYQILEPNTWQKLVERVEGCNFGARYSKTQGHILGYYRFDLPPGYTFRQYSKYLLNTMPPPLANHYRERIFKFLMWWRHNRKSFGIKKIPDYANVKLENSKKVPSWRRICKVLIKNDYWCRGLSFGQTKSLTEHYKTLYENYLRKE; from the coding sequence ATGAAACACTATTTAGGGATAGATGTGTACTCTGCTGCATGTGAGCGTATTGACTACATTTTTAGTCACTTTAAACATTTTTACGTGTCTTTTTCAGGGGGTAAAGATTCCGGGGCTTTATTAAATTTAACAATTCAAAAAGCTGAAGAGCTAAATCGTTTACCTGTTGATGTTTTGATTGTAGATTTTGAAGCTCAGTACCAAAACACCATTGATTTTATCACAAGAATGGTTAAAACAGGCAAGATTAATCCGTATTGGATTTGTTTGCCAATAAGCTTGAGAAACGCTGCTTCCCAGTTTCAGCCGAAGTGGTGTTGTTGGGATAAAGACTATAATTCAAAATGGGTAAGAGAAATTCCTATACAACCCGGAGTCATATCAGATATTAACTATTTCCCATTTTTTAAAATTGGTATGGAGTTTGAAGAGTTTGTAATTGAATTTGCAAAATGGTACCAAAAACAAAAAGAATCCCCTGTTGGTATATTAATTGGAATTCGTGCAGACGAGTCACTTAATAGATACAGAACTATAAAAAATAAACATAAAGCTAAGTTTTTAGAAATACAATGGAGCACTAAGCTCGAAGATAAAGTGTATTCTTTTTATCCAATCTATGATTGGAAAACGAAAGATGTTTGGATTGCTAATGGTAAAAAACAATGGGATTACAATAGAACATATGATCTTATGCAAAAAGCGGGGGTCAGTTTATCCCAACAAAGGCTATGCCAACCTTTTGGAGATGATCAAAGAAAAGGCTTGTGGTTGTATCAAATACTTGAACCTAACACATGGCAAAAACTAGTAGAGCGAGTTGAGGGATGTAACTTTGGTGCTCGCTATAGTAAAACACAAGGTCATATTCTTGGCTATTATCGTTTTGATTTACCTCCTGGCTATACTTTTAGGCAATACAGTAAGTATTTGCTAAATACAATGCCCCCCCCATTAGCAAATCATTATAGGGAAAGAATATTCAAATTTTTAATGTGGTGGCGGCATAATCGTAAAAGTTTTGGAATAAAAAAGATCCCAGACTATGCAAATGTAAAACTAGAAAACAGTAAAAAAGTGCCAAGCTGGAGGCGTATTTGCAAGGTTTTAATAAAAAATGACTATTGGTGTCGTGGCCTTTCATTTGGGCAGACAAAGTCTTTGACTGAGCACTATAAAACCCTTTATGAAAATTACCTTAGAAAGGAGTGA